A section of the Bradyrhizobium oligotrophicum S58 genome encodes:
- a CDS encoding caspase family protein, producing the protein MRRVIGRVGRLLSATIVLVTAILTAAAPAAADKRVALVIGNSIHERAPLLDEPAADARLLADRLARLGFTLSGGAAQIDLGKTGFDRAIAEFKGRIADADIALIYYAGYGLNLNGTNYLVPVDAAPAKASDADTELRSLEAVLRELDGSPRRQNVVILDAFRSNPFEARGIAGLAAGLAPMQVPASTLLAFAAQPGRSGQHGKDNHGVYATALADALQQPGRRLIEPLIEAGIATRRATDRAQNPVVMFTPIDGETALNQAAEKAPGAASPAARQAAAPASTTPAQTKESATQDARTPGLVVLYDEDPAEPQGRRYAGSVAWRTETIKDAQSGQPTTAIRADIEVPERKMKLTLQLRQNRDPSMPASHLAEVTFRLGPDFPGGGISNLPGILMKTEEKARGTPLAGLAVKVTEGSFLVGFSNVEADRERNEQLLLGRQWFDIPLVYMNQRRGIIAIAKGPSGDKAFADAFAAWSLPATGKSIGAIK; encoded by the coding sequence ATGCGTCGGGTGATCGGGCGAGTCGGACGGCTGTTGTCTGCAACCATCGTTCTCGTCACCGCCATCCTGACCGCCGCAGCACCTGCCGCGGCGGACAAGCGCGTGGCGCTGGTGATCGGAAACTCCATTCACGAGCGCGCGCCGCTGCTGGACGAGCCGGCCGCCGATGCGCGGCTGCTGGCCGACAGACTCGCTCGCCTCGGCTTCACCTTGAGCGGCGGCGCTGCGCAGATCGACCTCGGCAAAACGGGTTTTGATCGTGCGATCGCAGAGTTCAAGGGGCGGATCGCCGACGCCGATATCGCGCTGATCTACTACGCCGGCTATGGGCTCAATCTGAACGGCACGAACTATCTCGTCCCGGTCGACGCCGCGCCGGCAAAGGCGTCCGACGCCGACACCGAGCTGCGCAGCCTGGAGGCCGTCCTGCGCGAGCTGGACGGATCGCCCCGCCGGCAGAACGTCGTGATCCTGGATGCCTTCCGGTCCAATCCGTTCGAAGCGCGCGGCATCGCCGGTCTCGCGGCGGGGCTCGCACCGATGCAGGTGCCGGCGAGCACATTGCTCGCCTTCGCCGCGCAGCCCGGCAGATCGGGGCAGCACGGCAAGGACAATCACGGCGTCTATGCAACGGCGCTGGCGGACGCGCTGCAGCAGCCCGGACGTCGGCTCATCGAGCCCCTGATCGAGGCAGGGATCGCAACTCGGCGTGCGACCGATCGGGCGCAAAATCCGGTGGTGATGTTTACGCCGATCGATGGCGAGACCGCGCTGAACCAGGCTGCCGAAAAAGCGCCCGGCGCGGCAAGCCCGGCTGCGCGCCAGGCGGCCGCGCCGGCAAGCACGACGCCGGCTCAGACGAAGGAGAGTGCCACCCAGGATGCCCGCACGCCTGGCCTCGTCGTGCTCTATGACGAGGACCCGGCGGAGCCGCAGGGCCGGCGCTATGCCGGCTCGGTGGCCTGGCGGACGGAGACGATCAAGGACGCGCAATCCGGCCAGCCGACAACGGCGATCCGCGCCGACATCGAGGTTCCCGAGCGCAAGATGAAGCTGACCCTCCAACTGCGCCAGAACCGGGATCCGAGCATGCCGGCCAGTCATCTTGCCGAAGTGACCTTCCGCCTCGGACCGGACTTTCCCGGCGGCGGTATCAGCAACCTGCCCGGCATCCTGATGAAGACGGAAGAGAAGGCGCGCGGCACGCCCCTCGCCGGCCTCGCCGTGAAGGTCACCGAAGGCTCGTTCCTGGTCGGGTTCTCCAATGTCGAAGCGGATCGCGAGCGCAACGAACAGCTGCTCCTCGGCCGTCAGTGGTTCGATATTCCACTCGTCTACATGAATCAGCGTCGGGGAATTATCGCGATCGCCAAAGGTCCGAGCGGAGACAAGGCGTTCGCCGATGCATTCGCAGCTTGGTCTCTGCCCGCAACGGGCAAGTCCATCGGAGCGATCAAGTGA